The following proteins come from a genomic window of Montipora foliosa isolate CH-2021 chromosome 2, ASM3666993v2, whole genome shotgun sequence:
- the LOC137991682 gene encoding zinc finger MYM-type protein 1-like has protein sequence MSGIRKGLATRMKECSPLGIYVHCYGHLLNLALQDTMTENETLRNTLGTIQSLYNFLHGSTKCHALFKDIEIHEEDVALTLKSLSTTRWSCCWAAVRALLEQVPRIMEALVPLSKDRDVKSYSESNSPLHSICDFEFVYGLMVLKLILSNTDNLSRYLQGEQMDVTTAKKTADAVVKTLSNCRNEESFTLMWSQADVIAQKIKIGIEGTQFTFREAKVPRTRPSRRLQSLTGETPAAANDSSQHTAKDHFRITVYYTSIDKVVSELQSRFEGNDQEVLCALG, from the coding sequence ATGAGTGGTATTCGCAAGGGCCTTGCTACGCGTATGAAGGAATGTTCACCTCTCGGAATATATGTACATTGTTATGGTCATCTTTTAAATTTGGCTCTTCAGGACACCATGACTGAAAATGAAACCCTCCGTAATACCCTCGGTACAATCCAGAGTCTTTACAATTTCTTACACGGGAGTACCAAGTGCCATGCCTTATTCAAGGACATTGAAATTCATGAAGAGGATGTTGCCCTTACATTAAAATCTTTGAGTACCACTAGATGGTCGTGTTGCTGGGCGGCGGTGAGGGCCCTGCTAGAGCAAGTGCCGAGGATAATGGAAGCCCTGGTCCCTTTATCAAAGGATCGCGATGTCAAGAGCTACAGTGAAAGTAATTCGCCTCTCCACTcaatttgtgactttgaattcgtttatgGCTTGATGGTTTTGAAGCTCATCTTATCCAACACTGATAATTTGAGTAGATATCTACAGGGAGAACAGATGGATGTCACCACTGCCAAGAAGACTGCTGATGCTGTTGTTAAGACACTGAGCAATTGTCGCAATGAAGAGAGCTTTACTCTGATGTGGTCACAGGCTGATGTTATAgcgcaaaaaatcaaaataggaATCGAGGGTACGCAATTTACCTTCAGAGAAGCCAAGGTGCCTCGAACCAGACCATCACGCCGACTTCAGAGCCTTACTGGTGAGACACCTGCTGCAGCGAACGACAGCTCACAACACACGGCAAAAGACCACTTTCGTATCACAGTTTATTACACGAGCATTGACAAAGTCGTCAGTGAACTTCAATCAAGGTTTGAGGGCAATGACCAGGAGGTTTTGTGCGCATTGGGCTAA
- the LOC137991683 gene encoding zinc finger MYM-type protein 1-like, translated as MSKKRCVYVFKNWKKQSKLTKHSQSENHVSCMTKWLQFKAVERKNSSVLQQLSSAHEEQVTINRKYLQVIIECLIFTAMQNIAVRGHEESRKYIWEVSDINRGNFLELLHLRFKDLPWLQSKLQAQLQLHAQWTSPSIQNELLAIVSDLVLERITTEIRKSGYFGIIMDETSDISRTEEVSLCLRYVINGETKETFIGFFAIASTKGEVLY; from the coding sequence ATGTCGAAAAAGAGGTGTGTGTATGTTTTCAAGAATTGGAAGAAGCAatcaaagttaacaaaacacaGCCAAAGTGAGAATCATGTAAGCTGCATGACTAAGTGGCTGCAGTTCAAAGCAGTGGAAAGAAAGAATAGCAGTGTTCTGCAGCAACTAAGCAGTGCACATGAAGAGCAGGTCACAATTAACAGGAAATATTTACAAGTGATAATCGAGTGCTTGATTTTCACTGCTATGCAAAATATTGCTGTTAGAGGCCATGAAGAAAGTCGAAAATATATCTGGGAAGTGTCAGATATAAACAGAGGAAACTTCCTCGAATTACTCCATTTACGATTCAAAGACTTACCATGGCTGCAGTCAAAACTCCAGGCACAGCTCCAGTTGCATGCTCAGTGGACATCACCCAGTATCCAAAATGAGCTACTTGCAATAGTGTCAGACCTTGTGCTTGAGAGAATCACGACAGAAATAAGGAAGAGTGGTTACTTTGGAATCATCATGGATGAAACTTCAGACATCAGTAGAACCGAAGAGGTATCCTTGTGCCTCAGGTACGTTATCAATGGTGagacaaaggaaactttcaTTGGTTTCTTTGCCATTGCTTCTACGAAGGGGGAAGTTCTGTACTAG